Proteins encoded within one genomic window of Zavarzinella sp.:
- a CDS encoding efflux RND transporter permease subunit, with the protein MFSRILYRPALAIVISILLLFVGGLGIATMPVSQFSSIAPPTVQVAIAYPGASADVLVDTVLIPLEQSINGVQDMRYIASSATSAGEATITIYFEPGSDPDINVVNVQNRINIVMNRLPPLVQREGILVSQVVPSMLMYVNIYSTDPEADQKDLFNFANVSVMPVLKRIPGMGIPRNLGNRAYAMRIWVKPDELQKRNLSTEDVMKAIAEQSVIGSPGRLGQATGDTSQSIEYVLTYVGRYNTKEQYENIILRSNSKSEYILLKDVAEVELGSEFFDIYSDIDGHPAASIVLKQSPGSDARKVIEEIKKELEQIKKESFPPGMDYEIAYDVSRFLDASIEKVEHTLLEAFLLVSLVVFLFLGDLRSTLIPILAVPVSLIGTFFILKNFGLSINLITLFAMVLAIGVVVDDAIVVVEAVHEKMAKKHLSPYRATMEVLNEISGAIIAITLVMSAVFLPVTFIPGPVGTFYREFGITMATSIILSGLVALTLTPVLCAMILKPHHHPSSHTSPGKRKPWYSIIFVIVLGVGVLVGLNYLAHHLWGKIGFLINLIFVIQKPFNWILERAIILYGAILDKVIARRIFTIIVIGAFAAGTQVVNDKLATGFIPSEDQGIVYAILQTKPGSTLEYTNKKAQQLEEIAKKIPDVASVTSLAGYEVLTEGRGSNAGTCIINLKDWSKRKHTAKEIIEELEEKCSTLTDVKLEFFEPPAVPGFGAAGGFSLRLLDKNTDTDYQRLGRVTTEFMDALSKRKELTGLFTFYTADYPQYELIIDNKLAMQKGVSIGKALDNLNILIGSTYEQGFILFNQFYKVYVQAKPEYRRFPKDLDSLFVKNDKDEMVPYSAFMSIKMKQGLNEITRYNLYPSATIQGKPAPGYSSGQALKAIKEVAEETLPKGFGLGWEGLSFDEEKKGNESIYIFLVVIAFVYLVLVGQYESFFLPLGVILSLPVGVFGSFFMLKWMGLSNDVYAQLGMVMLIGLLGKNAILIIEFAVQRRRDGLSLAAAGIEGGKLRLRPILMTSFAFIAGMLPLVIATGPGAIGNRTIGSTATGGMLVGTVVGVFIIPGLYYVFARLSDGRHILSEESDRPLSENA; encoded by the coding sequence ATGTTCTCACGTATCTTATATCGGCCAGCATTGGCAATTGTAATTTCAATTCTACTTCTGTTCGTTGGTGGCCTAGGCATTGCTACAATGCCAGTATCGCAATTTTCGTCCATTGCGCCACCAACTGTTCAGGTAGCGATTGCCTATCCAGGTGCTAGCGCAGATGTCCTGGTGGATACTGTGCTGATCCCACTTGAGCAATCCATTAATGGTGTGCAGGACATGCGTTATATTGCTTCGTCTGCAACCAGTGCAGGTGAAGCAACAATTACGATTTACTTTGAACCCGGATCAGATCCTGACATCAACGTGGTAAACGTACAAAACCGTATTAACATTGTGATGAATCGACTCCCTCCGCTGGTACAACGAGAAGGGATTTTGGTCAGTCAGGTTGTGCCCAGTATGTTGATGTATGTAAATATCTATAGTACTGATCCTGAAGCAGACCAGAAAGATCTGTTCAATTTTGCGAACGTTAGTGTCATGCCGGTTTTGAAACGCATTCCAGGAATGGGAATTCCTAGGAATCTTGGCAACCGTGCGTACGCAATGCGGATTTGGGTGAAACCTGACGAGTTGCAGAAACGAAATCTTTCCACCGAAGACGTGATGAAAGCAATTGCCGAGCAAAGTGTCATTGGCTCTCCAGGCAGACTTGGCCAGGCAACTGGTGACACTTCTCAATCTATTGAATATGTACTGACTTATGTTGGTCGATACAACACGAAAGAGCAATACGAAAATATCATTCTGCGATCAAATTCCAAAAGTGAATACATTCTTCTTAAAGATGTCGCGGAAGTTGAACTTGGATCCGAGTTTTTTGACATTTATTCTGATATCGATGGCCATCCTGCTGCTTCTATCGTACTCAAACAGAGCCCTGGCTCTGATGCAAGAAAAGTTATCGAAGAAATTAAAAAGGAACTCGAACAAATCAAAAAAGAAAGTTTTCCACCAGGGATGGATTACGAAATCGCCTATGACGTATCACGATTTCTGGATGCCTCAATCGAAAAAGTCGAACATACTCTTTTAGAAGCGTTTTTATTAGTTTCACTAGTAGTTTTTCTATTTCTCGGTGATTTGCGTTCGACACTGATTCCGATCCTGGCTGTTCCAGTATCATTAATTGGCACATTCTTTATTCTGAAGAACTTTGGATTATCTATTAACCTCATAACACTTTTTGCCATGGTGCTGGCAATTGGCGTGGTGGTAGATGATGCCATTGTAGTTGTAGAAGCGGTCCACGAAAAAATGGCTAAGAAGCACCTATCTCCTTATCGGGCAACGATGGAAGTGCTTAACGAAATCAGTGGTGCGATCATTGCTATTACGCTCGTGATGTCTGCTGTCTTCCTGCCTGTTACTTTTATCCCTGGACCAGTAGGTACGTTCTATCGGGAATTCGGCATCACCATGGCAACGTCCATTATTCTTTCTGGACTTGTTGCACTAACTTTGACCCCAGTGCTCTGCGCAATGATTCTCAAGCCACATCATCATCCATCCAGCCACACTTCGCCTGGCAAGCGAAAACCCTGGTATTCTATTATATTTGTCATCGTCCTAGGGGTTGGGGTCCTAGTGGGACTAAATTATCTTGCACACCATCTATGGGGAAAGATCGGCTTTCTGATCAACTTGATTTTTGTGATCCAGAAGCCATTCAACTGGATTTTGGAACGTGCCATTATCCTTTATGGAGCAATATTGGACAAGGTAATTGCGAGACGGATATTTACGATCATCGTCATTGGTGCATTTGCAGCAGGCACGCAGGTAGTTAATGACAAACTTGCTACTGGATTTATCCCCAGCGAAGATCAGGGGATCGTCTATGCAATTTTGCAGACCAAGCCTGGATCTACGTTAGAGTATACCAACAAAAAGGCTCAACAATTGGAAGAGATTGCCAAAAAAATCCCAGATGTTGCGTCTGTTACTTCCCTTGCTGGTTACGAGGTTCTCACAGAAGGTCGGGGATCCAATGCAGGCACATGTATTATTAATTTGAAAGATTGGTCAAAGCGGAAGCATACCGCTAAAGAAATCATCGAAGAACTCGAAGAAAAATGTAGCACCTTGACTGATGTCAAACTGGAGTTCTTTGAGCCGCCAGCAGTTCCAGGTTTTGGTGCGGCGGGTGGATTTTCACTGCGGCTCTTAGATAAAAACACTGATACTGATTATCAACGGCTGGGCAGGGTCACAACAGAATTTATGGATGCCCTGAGCAAACGTAAGGAACTTACTGGCTTGTTTACATTTTATACTGCCGATTACCCGCAGTATGAATTAATTATCGATAATAAACTTGCTATGCAAAAGGGCGTATCCATTGGTAAGGCTTTAGACAATTTGAACATCTTGATCGGAAGCACCTACGAACAAGGCTTTATTCTCTTTAATCAGTTTTATAAGGTTTATGTCCAGGCAAAACCAGAATATCGCCGTTTTCCCAAGGATCTTGATTCTCTTTTTGTAAAGAATGATAAAGATGAAATGGTTCCTTATTCTGCCTTCATGTCTATCAAGATGAAGCAAGGTTTAAATGAAATTACTCGTTATAATCTTTATCCTTCAGCTACAATTCAAGGGAAACCTGCTCCAGGATACAGTAGTGGTCAAGCTTTAAAGGCAATTAAAGAAGTTGCTGAAGAAACGTTGCCCAAAGGTTTTGGTCTTGGGTGGGAAGGACTCTCATTTGATGAAGAGAAAAAGGGAAATGAGTCAATTTACATCTTCTTAGTTGTGATTGCATTCGTTTATCTGGTTCTGGTTGGTCAATATGAGAGCTTCTTTTTGCCGTTGGGTGTTATCTTGTCCCTTCCTGTGGGAGTATTTGGATCATTTTTTATGTTGAAGTGGATGGGGTTGTCGAATGATGTTTACGCACAGCTTGGGATGGTGATGCTGATTGGTTTGTTGGGCAAAAATGCCATTTTGATTATCGAGTTTGCGGTTCAACGTAGACGGGATGGTTTATCGCTAGCTGCCGCTGGCATTGAAGGTGGTAAACTGCGACTTCGCCCGATTCTGATGACCTCGTTTGCCTTTATTGCTGGCATGTTGCCATTAGTTATTGCTACTGGACCCGGTGCGATAGGTAACAGAACGATTGGTTCCACAGCAACCGGTGGGATGTTGGTTGGTACCGTTGTTGGTGTCTTTATCATCCCGGGTTTGTATTACGTGTTTGCAAGATTGTCTGATGGTCGACATATTTTGTCTGAAGAAAGCGATCGACCACTCAGCGAAAATGCCTGA